The Bacillota bacterium genome has a window encoding:
- a CDS encoding XRE family transcriptional regulator has protein sequence MTRQNNLQELGQRLRSARKERGLTLRELSDRCGLSVSFISQIEKGSTSVTITSLEKIANALGISMESLFKVPKEGKSIVRANERQGFQIDNRDIIYYRLSDDSLEKKNLEVFVVHLLPSARWTKTLPYTHVGEEFGFVLDGVLSMVFQGQETDLYPGDSIHIKSTIPHNWLNKTDKVVSALWVFTPTIS, from the coding sequence GTGACGAGGCAAAACAACTTGCAGGAACTAGGCCAGAGACTGCGCTCGGCGAGGAAGGAGAGGGGGTTGACCCTGCGAGAGCTCAGCGACAGGTGCGGCCTGTCCGTGAGCTTCATTTCGCAGATAGAGAAGGGTAGTACGTCTGTAACAATTACCTCGCTGGAAAAGATCGCCAACGCCTTGGGTATTTCCATGGAAAGCCTTTTCAAGGTACCAAAGGAAGGCAAGAGCATCGTACGGGCAAACGAACGGCAGGGCTTCCAGATAGACAACAGGGATATTATCTACTACAGGCTGTCCGATGATTCCCTGGAGAAGAAGAACCTAGAGGTGTTCGTGGTACACCTGTTACCCTCCGCTAGGTGGACCAAGACGCTCCCGTACACCCATGTGGGAGAGGAATTCGGTTTCGTGCTCGATGGGGTCCTCAGCATGGTATTCCAGGGGCAGGAGACCGACCTGTATCCTGGAGACAGCATTCACATCAAGTCAACGATACCCCACAACTGGCTGAACAAGACAGACAAGGTGGTCAGCGCATTGTGGGTGTTTACTCCAACGATCTCCTGA